Sequence from the Chryseobacterium culicis genome:
TTTGCATTCGTTGCCGGATTGATTCCATTGGTCATCGCAACAGGGCCGGGAGCTGTCGGTAACAGAACCATTGGTACTGCCGCCGCAGGAGGGATGTTAATCGGAACCATTTTCGGATTAATGATTATCCCGGGACTGTATTATATCTTCGGAACAATTGCAGATAAATCGAGACTGGCGAGATATGAAGAAGAAAATCCTCTAACAGAACAAACTGAACCTTATGAACATGATGGAAAATTCGAAGACTAAAAATATAATTATAGCCATTGCCTTATCGCTTGTACTCGCAAGCTGTAAGGCGCCGATGGCGACTGTCATAAAAGATGAGGTAAAAGAAAATATTCCTCAGAACTTTAATCAGGAAGAGCAGCAGGATGCTAATAACAATAGCGGAACAACTCCATGGAGACAGTTCTTTACAGATCCCAATCTGGTAACCCTGATTGAAACAGCTTTAAAAAATAATCAGGAACTGCTGATCACGCTTCAGGAGATTGAAATCGCGAAAAGTGGGGTCTTAGCTAAAAAGGGAAGGCTTACTCCAACTGTTTCTGCCGGAATAGGAGCCGGACTGAAAAAAGCCGGACGTTATACCAGTGAAGGAGCAGGGGATGCTACTACAGAAATAGAACCTGGAAAAGAAATGCCGGATCCGCTTGGAAACTTTGAAGCAGGATTAAACGCAAGCTGGGAGATTGATATCTGGAAAAAACTCAGAACGGAAAAAGAATCTGCAGTAGCGCATTATCTTTCTACAGTGGAAGGGAAGAATTTTGTTTTATCTAATCTTATTGAAGAAGTTGCGGACAACTATTATGAATTGTTGGCTCTTGATAATCAATTAGACATTATACAACAATATATAAAGCTTCAACAAAGAGCACTGGAGATTTCCAAAATTCAGAAAGAAGCTGCTGCTGCAACGGAGCTTGCCGTGAAAAAATTTGAAGCAGAATTGGCGAAATCCAAAGCTGCAGAATATACAATCCGCCAGCAGATCACTGAAAAGGAAAATGAAATTAATGCTTTATTAGGAAGATATCCACAGCCAATTGTGAGAACTAAGGAAAACTTTATGTCTACCATTCCACCGACTGTATATACCGGAATCCCATCTCAGTTATTGGCTAACCGACCTGATATCAAGCGTGCAGAATTGGAATTAAAGGCTTCAAAGCTGGATGTAGAAGCTGCAAGAAAAGAATTTTATCCTTCTCTGGAAATTTCTGCAACCTTAGGTCTTGAGGCATTCAAACCTTCCTACCTTGTTAAATTGCCGGAATCCATTGCTTATAATCTGGCAGGTGAATTGGCAGGGCCGCTGATTAATAAAAGTGCGATAAAAGCGAATTTCCAGACCGCAGATGCAAAACAGGTTCAGGCATTATACGAATATGATAAAACCATTTTGAATGCCTATCTGGATGTTGCGAATCTGATGTCAAAAGTTAAAAATATAGATCAGTATTATCAACTGAAGTCACAGGAAACCAAAGCGCTGGATCAGTCTATTGATATTGCCAATCAATTGTTCCGTAATTCAAGAGCGGATTATCTTGAAGTTCTTTTAAACCAGAGAGATGCTCTGGATGCTAAAATGGAGCTTATCGAAGCAAAACAGAAACAGCTCAGCACCGTAGTCGATATCTATAAAAGTTTAGGTGGAGGCTGGAAATAAAACATCATAATTCTATCAATAAACAGTTAATGTTTTTTGGAGGGTCAATTCTTTTAGGATTGGCCCTTTTTATTTTTAATACGACACGTTTTGTCGCTCCATATAAATAATTTTACATCAGAATAAGACTGAATTTACTATAAATAAAATTAAATAATAAATAGTATGATTTGCAGGATACCACATTAAAATGATTTTTGTGTCTTAAAAAGCATTAAATTCGCGAAGTTTTAAAAAGCTAATTACAACTCAAAAAACGACAACACGGGAATGAGAAAACTTTATCTCAGTGCATTTACTTTATGCACAATCTTGGGCGTATCTGCTCAGGAAGTGGTGTGGCAGAAAGACATCAAATCCTCTACCCAGGATTTCCTAAGCCAGGTCACCACTACCATCGACCAACAATATCTGATCACCGGAAGTTCTATTCAAAGCGATAAACAGCAGGCTTTAGGCAGTAAGCAAAACAACGGTTACGATTTCCATCTGGTAAAACTGAACCAACAGGGACAGGAAGTCTGGGAGAAATATTTTTCGGGATCTAACCATGATTATTTATCAGCAACCGTTACTACGCAGGATGGCGGGTTTTTACTGGCCGGAACATCCTATTCAGGAAAAGGACTCGATAAAAAAGATGATTCCAAAGGAGGATCCGATATCTGGCTGATCCGAATCAATGAATTTGGCGACGAATTATGGCAGAAAACCTTGGGAAGCACTTCCGATGAAGAAGCCAGAGCGGTGATTCAAACCACAGACTTAGGATTCTTTGTCGCCGGGAATGTACAGAGCTCATCAAAAGGCTACGGTTCTAAAGATGTCTGGATCACAAAATTGGATAAAAACGGAAAAGAATTATCCCAATTAATCTTAGGAGGAAAAGGCTTAGATGAAGTCGAGAAGATGATTCCCACGAAAGATGGTGGTGCATTGTTGGGAATTTACTCAAGAAGCACATCTGTTAAAACAAATAATCAGCAATCAACGACTAACATTAACATTCCGTCTGACAGAACTACAACCCATAACCTACTATCTGCAACCTCAAAGCAAAGCGATAATTTCGGCGAAGGCGATTACTGGATTGTCAAGCTAGACAAAAACGGAAAAGTAGAATGGGAAAAGAACTTTGGAGGCAAAGGTGATGACCACATCAGAACCCTTGCCTTAACTTCAACGGGCTTTATCATTGGTGGAGAATCCAGATCAGAAAGATCAGGCAATAAAACCGTAGGCCTGGAAGAAGGAACAGACCTCTGGCTGATTTCCCTAAATGAAAGAGGAGATGAACAGTGGCAGAAATCTTACAATTTCAAGAACCGGGATATTCTGATGGGTATGAGTGTGATTCAGAGCCAGGATACAAGAACCAAGAATCAAGACTTTACAAAAGGAATATTGTTGGGAGGCTATACCCAGGCTGAAGGAAGAATACAGACAGATGATGAAACCTTCTGGATGCTCTATCTGGATCAGAATGGAAATGAGCAGTGGAGAAAACACGTGAAAGGAGAATCCAGACAAAGAGAAGAAAGGCTTTCCGACTTAAAACTGAACAGAGATGGTTCTATTATTCTGGCCGGAACCAGTGCAGAAGAACTGGGAAAAGAAAACTGGAAGATTGTAAAACTGGGTGATAAACAGGTTGATCAGCTGATTGAAAAATATGATATCAAAATCTACCCGAATCCTGTTTCTGATTATGCCTATGTAGAAATCGGCTTTGATTTCAAGGAAGCTGATATTCTCTTGTATGATATGAGTGGAAGACAACTTCAGAGTATAAAAACAAAGAACAGAGTAACGAAGATCAATACCCAGGCTTTGATTCAGGGAGCGTATCTGGTGACGATAAAAACTGATACCAACAAAACAGCGAATGCTAAACTCATTAAGAAATAACCATGAAGAAGAATAAAATAGTATTATTGGCTCTTTGCATTGCAAGCCATTATTATTGGGCACAGGATAAAGATTATGTTCAGGGAATTGTTCCACAAACCCCTGAAGTCAATGCTTTATTTAAGAATTTTGAAACTCCGGTTTCATTAAATACAGGGGTGCCTAATATCTCAATTCCCATATATAACATAAAAGAGGGAGATATTGATTTCAACCTTAGTCTTTCCTACAACAGCAGTGGAATCACTGTGGGAGAAAGATCAACATGGGTTGGATTGGGCTGGAATCTACCTATTTCCACTTTAGCCAGAAATGTAAGACAACTTCCTGATGATCTTTCTTATGGTTTCTTTTATGAGCAGCAGTATACTGTTAAAAATGTATATGCTATACGAAATGCTCAAACACCGGATCAACAAACAATATGCGATGAAATTTGCAATAAACATCAGCAAGGCCTTTTAGACCTTGAATCTGATGATTACAGGCTCACGCTTCCTGACGGGAAAAGCATTTCTTTTATGGTAAACCAGGAAAGAAGCACAGAAAACCCGATTGGTCAGATTATTCAATTCCCTGAATCAGATTATAAAATAAAATATAATCAGACTACCGGAAGCTGGGTTGTCACAAACCCGTCAGGGTATCAATATGTATATGAAAAAGGAAGTACAATTTATCTTTCCCATACTTACTCTATTGGAGACGGTTTCATTGGTACTCCACCAACAGGAGGAACAACCAGCTATAATAGCACATGGATACTTTCTAAAATTATAAGCCCAACCAATCGGGTATTAAATTTTGAATATGATTCCATTAATTATGATGACTGTGATCTGGTTAACCAAACCAAAACGGTTGTTTCCACAGGGGGGAATAATTCTAGAAACGAGGTCACTACCAATTATGGAAGAACAAAAGGAACCAATACTTTTATCAAAAGAATTTATGGTGATTTTGGGGAAGTCACCTTTAATAAAAGTGAAAGACTGGATTATTCTGTCTATGGAAGAAAACTTGATAATATTGAAGTTAAAAACAACAACAGGGTGATCAATAAAATAGAGCTTCAGTATGATTATATGACGAGCACTGTTCCTTCTCCTGTATACTCCTGCAACAGATATGAACCTAATGATAATATTGCCAAAAGATTACGTTTAAATAAAGTACTTTTTGATACCAATACAGATAAGCCTTACAGCTATCAGTTACAATATAATAGCCAGTTACTTCCTCACAGGTTTTCTTATGCCCGTGACTGGTGGGGTTATTACAATGGTCAGATGAATAATCAGGGATTAACGCCAAGTATTGATCTTGTATTGGAAGAGCAAAACAAAAGAGATTTAGATCAGGAATCTACCAAAGCAGGTATACTGGAGGAAATTTTATATCCTACGGGTGGAAAAACTAAATTTATTTTTGAAAATAATAGAGGAATTGATAACATCAATTCAGCAGGAAGAGGGAATGAATTTCATGACATCACGCCTTATAAAATACAATATAAACATTTTTCTACCAATGAAAATACCTCACAGCAACTCAACAAAACCTATACATCTCCTATTGAAATTAATACCTCGGATATTACCAGCTATCAAAATTTTAATTTGCAGATAGATGCTCAAACCAGTAAATGTATTTATGAAGATGGTAATTTACCGGAACGTGGGAGCTGTGCTATTTACTATTCTGTACTCAATGGAAACAATGAAGTGATTGTTCCTAGATTACTGTTACGTAATCTTTCTAAAATGGCACAAATCCCTATCAATAAACTTACTCCTGCTAATAATACATTAAAGGTAGAAGTATACTCAGGGACTCAAAGCAGTCTGCCGGGAATGCAGTATTTCAATTATAATCAGGATGAAGCCACGGTCAGTTTGCGCTGGAAAGTAGTGGATACTACATTGGCAAAAAAAACAGATGCAGGGTTTGAAGTTCCGTTCGGAGGATTAAGAATTAAAAAAATTGAAAACTATTCTTCGGCTAATACACTTTCGTTGGTAAAGGAATATGCTTATAAAAGTGATGCCGGAATTGAATCAGGAATTTCCAATTTTGAGATGGACTTTTTACAATACGGTAAAAGCAGAATATTCGTAGCTTCTCAAAGTAGATTTCCGATGCAAAATAATAGCAGCAGTTCGATACAATATGTAAGAGCTGATGAAGTTCAGACTAATTTCCAGACGAATGAACAAATAAAAGTCTCTCATTATTTTCAGAATAATAACAGGCTGGGAGCCTTTTTAGGGGCATGTTTATTTATCAAACCTAAGGGTGAAGCTCATCTTGCGTCTGCCACGGTACCTTGTTATGAACATCCGCTGAATAGCAAAGAGGTCGGAACAATATCTAATGTATTCACAGAGGAGAAATACCAATATAGCTCCAATTTTCCTGGTGTTGAAGAGCAAAAAAAACCTAAAAGAATCTATGGAATCGACTACGACAGGGTATTGAAACCTCAGGATTTTACCTATTTAAAGTATAATCTGGGGTTTTTATTTTCATCATCTTATTTAGGTTTTCAGTTCTTTTATTATGAGTTTAATAATTTTGAAGAACTACCCAAAGAATTTACCAATACCAGAACTGAAATACTGGACGGTACCAATCTGGTAACTAAAACTCAGTACAAAAGCTTAAGCCCCAATCATTATCAGGTAACCAAAGAGAAAACCTCTTTACCCGATGGAATTATCAAGGAAACTAACTACAGCTATGCCCATGAAAAAAACAATCAAAAGCTGATCAATGCTAATATGATAGGAATTCCTTTAGAAACGGAAACCACTCAAACTATTGGAGTTGCCACCCAAACCCTTTCCAAAACGGAAACGAAATATGATCATCCATCGAACTTGCTTCCGAGCTCAGTAGTATCTACTGATCTACAAGGTGCTATTTCTACAGAAGTTACTTACGATCAATATGATTTGAAAGGGAATTTACAACAATATACT
This genomic interval carries:
- a CDS encoding TolC family protein, with the protein product MNMMENSKTKNIIIAIALSLVLASCKAPMATVIKDEVKENIPQNFNQEEQQDANNNSGTTPWRQFFTDPNLVTLIETALKNNQELLITLQEIEIAKSGVLAKKGRLTPTVSAGIGAGLKKAGRYTSEGAGDATTEIEPGKEMPDPLGNFEAGLNASWEIDIWKKLRTEKESAVAHYLSTVEGKNFVLSNLIEEVADNYYELLALDNQLDIIQQYIKLQQRALEISKIQKEAAAATELAVKKFEAELAKSKAAEYTIRQQITEKENEINALLGRYPQPIVRTKENFMSTIPPTVYTGIPSQLLANRPDIKRAELELKASKLDVEAARKEFYPSLEISATLGLEAFKPSYLVKLPESIAYNLAGELAGPLINKSAIKANFQTADAKQVQALYEYDKTILNAYLDVANLMSKVKNIDQYYQLKSQETKALDQSIDIANQLFRNSRADYLEVLLNQRDALDAKMELIEAKQKQLSTVVDIYKSLGGGWK
- a CDS encoding T9SS type A sorting domain-containing protein — translated: MRKLYLSAFTLCTILGVSAQEVVWQKDIKSSTQDFLSQVTTTIDQQYLITGSSIQSDKQQALGSKQNNGYDFHLVKLNQQGQEVWEKYFSGSNHDYLSATVTTQDGGFLLAGTSYSGKGLDKKDDSKGGSDIWLIRINEFGDELWQKTLGSTSDEEARAVIQTTDLGFFVAGNVQSSSKGYGSKDVWITKLDKNGKELSQLILGGKGLDEVEKMIPTKDGGALLGIYSRSTSVKTNNQQSTTNINIPSDRTTTHNLLSATSKQSDNFGEGDYWIVKLDKNGKVEWEKNFGGKGDDHIRTLALTSTGFIIGGESRSERSGNKTVGLEEGTDLWLISLNERGDEQWQKSYNFKNRDILMGMSVIQSQDTRTKNQDFTKGILLGGYTQAEGRIQTDDETFWMLYLDQNGNEQWRKHVKGESRQREERLSDLKLNRDGSIILAGTSAEELGKENWKIVKLGDKQVDQLIEKYDIKIYPNPVSDYAYVEIGFDFKEADILLYDMSGRQLQSIKTKNRVTKINTQALIQGAYLVTIKTDTNKTANAKLIKK